The genomic interval CCGGCGCGTTCCTCGGACAGTTTACGGTTGAGCGAGCGGGCGTCGCTGAGCTGGTAGCTGTCCTCGGCGGCCCGCGTGGTGAGCAGCAGGGTGAGCGCGAGACCGCAGCCGAGCAGCGCGATGATCGCCGCCACGAAGGGAATACGGGTGGCCATGACCGAGCTGCGCCGTCTGGGCAGCTTCGGCGAGGCCTGTTCCTTGGTTTCGGCCCGCAGCTTGCGCCTGGCGTAAGCCTTCTCCGCCGCATCGGGTTTGGCCCGCCCGGCGGCCTGCACTCGCCGGGCGACCCGACCCGGTTGTGCGGCACGTTCCTTGGCCGGCCCACCCGCTGCCCGGCCACCCCCCACGGAGCCGCTGCGCGGCGCTGCGATAGTCATTTCCCCTCCGTCTCTTGGATCCGCTCGGCGGCGCGCATTCGCACGGGCGCCGCACGCGGGTTCTCCTCGATCTCCTGTTCGGTCGCCTTCTCGGCGCCACGGGTGAGCATCCGGAATTCCGGACCCATCCCGGGCAGTTCGACCGGCAGGCCGACCGGCGTGCGCGAGATGATGCGCGGCGCCAGTTCCTGTTTCACGACCCGGTCTTCCAGCGACTGGTACGACATGATCACGATGCGGCCACCCATCCGCAGCGAGTTCAGCGCGGCCGGCAACGCGGCGCGCAGCGAATCGAGTTCGCTGTTCACCTCGACACGTAAGGCCTGGAAGGTCCGCTTGGCGGGATGACCTCCGGTCCGCCGCGTCGCCGCGGGGATGGTGGCGTACAGCAACTCGACCAGCTCGGCGCTGGTTTCGAACGGTTTGCGCTCCCGGCGCTTGAGCACCGCGGAGGCGATCTTGCCCGCGAACCGCTCTTCGCCATAGGTTTTCAGCACCCGGGCCAGATCACCGTGGCTGTAAGTATTGAGGACATCCGCGGCGGTCAGCCCGGCGGTCGGATCCATCCGCATATCCAGCGGCGCGTCGACGGAGTAGGCGAAACCGCGATCGGCTTCGTCGAGTTGCATCGAGGACACACCGAGGTCCATCAGAATCGCGCTGACCGACCCGATCGCGTCCAGCCCGGCCTGCTTCAGCGCCTCGGCGATGCCGTCGTATCGGGTGTGCACCAGGGTGATTCGGTCCTCGAACGGCTGCAGCCGCGCACTCGCGAGTTCCAGCGCGTTGGTGTCGCGGTCGAGCCCGACCAAACGGGACTCCGGATAGGTGCGCAGGAAATGTTCCGCGTGCCCGCCCAATCCGAGCGTGGCATCGAGATAGACGGCGCCGGGTTCGGCCAGCGCCGGGCCGAGTAAATCGTCGGCCCGTCTGAGCAGGACCGGAACATGGCGGGGGCCGGGCTGTTCTGAGTTCACCTCGACCTCCCGGATCTGCCTCGCATCGTCGCGCACCGCCTACGGCTCGGCGGCGTGGGTGGAGAAAGCTGCTTGTCGAAAACGAATGCCGCGTGGTCTCTGACCGAACCGGCACCTGGCGTCGGGGAAGTACGTCAGGGTCCACGTCCGGGCAGAGGCCGCGTGGCACTCGTTGTTTCGGGGCTAGAAGATCCCGCCCAGCGACTCGTCTCTCGCTTGCGCGTAATCCTCCTCGTTCTCGGCGAGGTAGGACTCCCACGCCTGCTTATCCCATATTTCGAGGAAGTCGACCGAGCCGATGACCACGCAATCCTTGTCGAGGTTCGCGTAGCGACGGTGTTCGGCTGACAACACGATCCGGCCCTGCGCATCCAGACGTTGTTCATCCGTTCCGGCGGCGAGTGCCCGGACGAACGCGCGAGCCTGCGGATTGCTTCGAGACGCCGCCGCGGCCCGGCGAGCGAGCGCGGTGAACTCATCTTTGGGATACACGGCAAGGCTGTGGTCCTGGCCTTTCGTGACCATCAACCCTCCCGCCAGATCGTCTCGAAACTTCGCAGGCAACGTGAGTCGCCCCTTGTCGTCCAGCCGAGGTGTGTAGGTACCGAGAAACAACCTCGATACCTCCCTACTGGATCACCTCGTCTGGATGGCCTCTCCTGTAGTGCGCGCTCCACATTACCCCACTTTCCCCCACTTTCAATCGAATACCGGGGTGATCTCCCTCCCCGGTTCAGCGATTCCGCAGGTCATCACAGCTATCACGGCGGTGGAGAGCTTTCGCGTGTTCCGCCGACACGCGGCGCGGACCTGGGTGATCGCCCGGAAACACCCAGCAACCGCAGCCGCGGTGGGTTGGAGTGGGGGATTCGGTGGGGCGTGGTGGTGGAGAACGAGCGGGCGCGGGGCCGGCCGGGGGCAGCGCGGCGCACGCGGACATGAGACGGCGACGTCGCACCGGATCGGTGCGACGTCGCCGCTGCGTTCAGATATCGAGGCTGTGCCCTAGGGCTGGGCCTACTCTTGTTCGAAGCGCCTCCGGAAACGGTCCTCCATACGTTCGGAGAACCCACCGGGCTTCTTGCCTCGGCCGGACCCGCTCGGCCCGCTGCCACCCGAACCGCTCGAGGACGCTTCGGCCGCGGCCGCCCCGCCCTTCGAACTGCCGAGCAACAGCAGAACGCCGGCTCCGAACATGACGATGAAACCGATCAAGCTGATGATCGGGAAGCCGCCGAGCTTCGGCAAAGCGATGCCGGCGACAAGCAGAACCAGGCCGAGGACGAACAAAGCCGCGGCCTGGAGTCTGCGGCGACTCGAGGTCGAACGAAGGCGTCCGCCGCGGACGGACGAGGCGAACTTCGGATCCTCAGCATAGAGCGCGCTCTCGATCTGTTCGAGCATGCGCTGCTCGTGCTCGGAGAGTGGCACGGTACCTCCCCCGGCACTAGACGTGGGCTGCCGCTTCCGGGTAAGCGACAGACAGCCGACCTTGGCGGCTATCTGAAACCAATGATACGAGTTCGATCAGAGGCGTACCACCTACTCGCGCATAACTAACTGGTCATGGCGTGGCGTCGGTCTGTGATTATGCGGTCAAGCCGCCGTTCAGGCCTGGTGCGGGCCGCAAACGCGAGGCCGCGGTCAGCATGTCTTCTACGTCGTGCAGGAATGCTCCTACCCGCGAATAGAACTCGTCGGCCTGGTGATCATCGACATCCCGGTCCAAGCCGGCCTCCAGGGCGGCCCGCAATTCCGAGCGCGCGCTGAAATAGTCCGCCCACATCACGAACTCGGGCGCGGCGCGCTGCAACAGCACCCACGCGTTGCGAGAACGGGCGCGGGGGGCGGCGTCAGCCCCGGTAAACGCGAGCACCGCACCCGCACCGCGCAGGGCGGCCAGATAGGCGGTACGGAAACGTTCGCGCGGATCGTGCTCCCCCGCCGCTTCCATGAGCAATCCGTCCGCCCTTTTCAGCAGCTTGCCCGCCCTGCCGGGCTGCCCCGGCTGCTCCATACGAGACGACATTTCCCCATTCCTCCGCTCCTCGACACCCGGAGTCCTGGAGTGCTCTTCACCCACCGCACGGACCGAACAGGCATTCGAACGTTTGAATTACGCTTGAATATAGGGACACCCACCGACAACTTTTCGTCCGAGAGCCATGACTGCAGTCAAGCCCGAACACAAGTCCGCCGCCGCACCCGTCGTCGTCGACCTCTCGGTCGCCGAATTGCGCTACCGCATGCACGACGCGCTGTCGGTGTATGTCGCCGCGATGGGTTATCCGCACGGCACCGAGAACCATCGGGCCCCGATGTGGACCGAGCACACCACCCGGCCGGGCTGGCAGGCCGTGGCCGCGTTCCGCCCCGATGACGACGGGCGCGTCGATCTGCGTAAGGCGCCGATGCTGGCCATCGGCTACGGATACCGCGGCGCCCCGCATCAGTGGTGGCACCAGCAGGTGCACAGCGGAATGCGGCGCAGCGCCTGGCCGGAGCAGTCGGCTCGTCAACTGCTCTCCGACTACTTCGAATTGACCGAGTTGCACGTGCATCCGGCGGCGCAGGGACAGGGTTTGGGCACCACGCTGCTGACCCGGCTGTTGCGGAACCGCCCCGAGGGGGCGGTGCTCTTGTCGACGCCGGAAGTGCAAGGAGAGGACAATCGAGCTTGGCGGTTGTACCGAAGGGAAGGATTTCTCGACGTGGTCCGCAATTTCGTGTTCGCGGGTGATACCCGGCCGTTCGCGATTCTGGGACGGCGACTTCCGCTGTGACCACCCTCGTGCTGGGTTCGGGACACAATGCGCTGGTCGCGGCGTGCTATCTGGCGCGGACCGGCGAGCGCGTCGAGGTACTGGAGCGAGATGAGGTACTCGGCGGTGCGGTGTCGACCGTGGAACGGTTCCCGGGCCATCAGGTCGATCGCGGGTCCTCGGCGCACGTCATGATCCGGCATACCGGGATCATCGAGGAGCTGAAGCTCGGGAAGTTCGGCCTGCGCTACATCGATTGCGATCCCTGGGGCTTCACGCCCGGGGTGAACGGCGCGCCCCCGATCGTCTTCTCTCGTGCCCTGGACCGCACCTGCGCGTCCATCGCCGCGGCCTGCGGTCCGCACGACGCGATCGCCTATCGGCGTTTCGTCGACGTCTGGGGTGAGCGCAGCGACCGGGTGATGCGCGCGTTCGGCGGACGATCCACGCCGGGCCGGCTGTTGCGATCGTTCTGGGGCTTGGACGCCGGCGACGGCGGCAGCGCCCTGTCCCGCGAGTTCCTGCAGCCCGGAGACGCGTTGCTGGACAGTTACTTTCGCGACGAGCGACTCAAAGCCTCACTGGCCTGGTTCGGTGCGCAATCCGGACCGCCGATGTCGGAACCCGGGACAGCGCCGATGGTCGGGTTCGCGGCGCTCATGCACAAGCTGCCGCCCGGTCGCGCGGTCGGCGGAAGTGGTGCGCTGACACAGGCTTTGGTCGCGCGCCTGCGGTCCGACGGCGGGACGGTGAGCGCCGGGGACGCGGTCACCTCGGTGCGGCGCGCGGGCGCGGGCTGGCGGGTGCGCACGGCCTCGGGCCGAGACCTCCAAGCGGACAATGTGATCGCGGGCACGCACATTCTGACCACGCTGGATCTGCTGCGCGAGGGCGGCTTCGACCCCGAACCGCTGGACGACTGGCAGCGGCGGATCCGAGTGGGCCCGGGTATCGGCATGGTGGTGCGGCTGGCCACCAGCGCACTGCCGCACTATCCGGGGGCTTCGCTCGCGGAATCGGCGCACGGCCTGCAATTCCTGGTGTCGGACCGCGGGCAGCTGCGGCGTGCGCACGGCGCGGCGCTGGCCGGTGATCTGCCGCCGCGGCCGGTGGTGCTGGCGATGAGTTTCAGCGCACTGGACCCGAGCATCGCTCCCGCCGGCGAGCATCAGCTGTCGCTGTGGTCGCAGTGGCATCCGTACGAGCTGGCCGACGGCACCGACTGGGCCGACCACGCGGAGCGGGAGGCCGACCGGATCATCGCCGAAGTCGACTCCTACGCACCGGGTTTCGCCGATTCGGTGCTGCGGCGGTACGTGCAGACGCCGGTGGATCTGGAGCGGGAGATGGGGTTGCGCGGCGGCAACGTGATGCACGTGGAGATGTCGCTGGATCAGATGATGATGTGGCGGCCGATCCCGGAGTTGTCCGGTCAGCGGATCCCGGGTGCGCCGGGGTTCTATCTGACCGGTGCGTCGACCCACCCTGGCGGCGGCGTCTCCGGCGCCAGCGGCCGCAGCGCCGCACAGTTGTTGTTGCGCGACTCCCGGCGCACGCGGTTCACCTTGTCACGCAGGCGATGAGAGCGGGAGAGGTCCGCGCGCCGGAGTCCGCGAAACTGGTGGTGCCTGGCGGGCCGGTGCGCGCGCAGGCGGCGGTCGTCGTGCCGATGGTGTTCGCGCTGCTGCTCGTGGCGGTGCAGATCAGCTATCCGCTGACCAGCGGCGCCGGCCGGGATCGGGTGACGGTCGCCGTTGTCCTGTTGTCGGCCGCTACGGCGCTGGCACACGCGGCCGTGACGCGCGGGTGGCGTTATGCCGCAGGGCTTCTGGTGATCCTGTCCGGAATCGGCCTGCTCGCGGAGGTCGTCGGCATCGCGACCGGGTTTCCGTTCGGGTGCTACGAGTACGCGGTCGATCGGATCGGGCCGGCGGTGGCCGGGGTGCCGCTGATCGTGCCGGTGGCGTGGACGGGCGGGCTCTACCCGGTGTGGGTGGTGGCCGGGCTGCTGGCGCGGACGCCGGCGGCCAGGGTCGGGCTAACGGCGGCCGGCGGGGTCGGGTGGGACCTGTTCTTGGACCCGCAGATGGTGGCCGACGGCCAATGGCGCTGGTGTGACGCCGAGTCCGGGTTGCCGGGGCTGGAGCAGATTCCACTGACCAACTACGCCGGCTGGGTGGCTGCCGGGTTGCTGATGGCTAGTCTGCTGCTGGTGTGGGAGCGCGTTGCCGATCGGCGGCGCGATCCACGACCCGCGTCGGTCGCGGTGCCGGTCGCGGTGTTTTTGTGGACGTGGCTCGGGTCGGCGCTGGCGCACGCGGTGTTTCTCGGGTTGCCCGCCTCCGCGGGGTACGGAGCGGTCGGTATGGGCCTGCTCGGAATCCCGTTGCTGGGGTTGCTCGCCCGCTCTGGCTTGTCGCGTGGCTAATGTGGGGCCCGGCCTGGCACGATGTGAGCCGTGCAACCTAGTCCGATGACCACGAAGCCCGATGCCCCGGTTCTAGCGACGCCGCGCCGCACCGGTGTGCGTATAGCGGGGGCGGTGCTGCTCGCGGCACTGCTGGTGCCGATGCTCGCGGCCTGCCTGCGGGTCCAGGTGTCGATGGGTGTGTCGTCGAACGACCGGGTGTCCGGGCGGGTGGTGGCCGCGGTGGTGCCGGCCGACGCCAACGACAAAGGGCCGCAGTTGAAGGCGCCCGACTCGCTCGCGGCCAAGGTGCGAGTCGAGCCCTACACCCAGGACGGCTATGTGGGCAGCAAGGTCTTCTTCGAGGACCTGTCCTTCGGCGAGGTGTCGCAACTCGGCGCGCTCTCCGAACAGAGCCAGGGCATGTTCCACCTCAACTTCCAGCGCACCGGCGATCTGGTCACCCTGGACGGCCGGGTCGACCTGAAATCGGTGCCGCCGCACGGCTCCGATGTGCAGCTGACGGTGGCGTTCCCGTCGCGGGTGGCCAAGACCAACGGCAGCCGCGAGGACGACTCCACCGTCGCCTGGAAATTGTCGCCGGGCGAGGTTTCCCTGCTGCACGCCGAGGTCAGTTACGCGGACCCGAACACGCGCTCGTTCGCGGGGTGGGCCGGGATCGTCGGTGGCATCACGCTCGCGGTCGCCGCGATCGTGGCGGCGATGGCGTATATGGATCGCAATCCCCCGGCGCCGGGCTCCTCCGGGCGGTTCTCGCTGAGCGAGTGGTGGCGCACGGTGAAGGAAGGGCACTGACCCGTCCCGCCGAGCGGGTCGTGCGCGCGGGCACGGCCATCGCGGTCTTCGGATGTGTTGTCGCGCTGTACAACCGAGTGACGGTGCGGCGGTTACCGGAGTCCGCCACGGTGGTCGAGCCGGTGACGGTGTGCGTCCCGGCCCGGGACGAGGCCCACCGGCTGCCCGCGTTGATCGCCGATCTGCGGGCTCAGACCGGAGTACCGGATCTGCGGGTGCTGATCCTGGACGACGCGTCCTGCGATGGGACCGCCGACGCGGCCGCACGGGCGATCGCGGGCGACGACCGTTTCCTGGTGATCCGTTCCGATGCCGAACCCGCCCCCGGCTGGACCGGTAAGGCGGCGGCCTGCGAGCGGCTCGCCGAACTGACCGACACCGCCGTGCTGGTGTTCCTCGACGCCGATGTGCGGCTGGCTCCGGGCGCGATCGCCGCGGCGGTATCCGAATTGCGCAGACGCGACGTGGCATTGGTGTCTCCGTGGCCCGCGCAGCAGACGGGCTCGGTGGCCGAGGTGCTGGTGCAGCCACTGCTGTGCTGGTCCTGGGCGGCGGCGCTGCCGATCACGCTCGGCAATCGCAGCCGCGCACCGTCGATGGCGGTGGCGTGCGGGCAGTTCCTGGTTTTCGACACCGCGGCCTATCGGACTATCGGCGGGCACGCCGCCGTGGCGGGCAGCCCGACCGAGGATCTGGATATCGCCCGCGCGCTGCGTCGCAGCGGCAGGCACACCGCGCTGGTCGCGGCGGGACGGCAGGCGCGGACCCGAATGTACCGGGGCGCAGCCGAACTCGACGCCGGGTACACCCGTTGGCTGTGGTCCGCTTACGGTGGTTCGCCTTTGGCTGCCGCGGGGGTGGGACTGCTTGTCGCCGTGGGGTATTGGATCCCGCCGTTGGCGGCGATCGGCGGGCGGGGCAAGCTGCGGCGCGCCGGACTTCTCGGATATGCCGCGGCGGTCATCGGGCGTCTGCTTGCCCGGTCCACCGAGACCGCGGCACCGCTGGGACGGATGGATTTCCTCGCGGCGCTGGCGCATCCGCTGTCGGTGGGCGGGTATGCGGTGCTCTCCGTCCGGTCGCACCTTGCCCACCGCGCCGGGACGTCGACGTGGAAGCGGCGTTCGGTCGGCAGCTGAGTCTGCCGTCACCAGGCGCACCGATTCCCAGGGTCTGAGCGGCGAACTCTGCTCGCCGTCACCGACTGTCGACTGAGTGGGGAAGGTAGGCCACGCATGATGTGGCCCGCCGGTCCGGGTCGCGATCAGCAACCGACCCATCGGAAAGATCAGGGCACCGTCGTGATTCCGACCGTCGGTAGGTAGAAACAGGTCCGGGCACCGTCGACCTCGGTGCCGAACACGGCGGCCAGCACCGTGCCGCGACCGGTGTCGACGGGAACCGCGCGAATGCCGCCCGTGGGGACCGCTCCGGCGAAGAAGTCGCGGACGGCCTGCTCGGCGAGCGGGCGAAGTCCGGCGGGGACCTCCGGGGGCACCATCCGGCTGAAGACCTCACTCAGCGGGCCCATCGAGGCGAGCCCCGCGCGACCGCTGTCCACGTTCAGCCATGCCACCCGCATGCCGGAGCCGTCGGCGCCGGTGTTGCCCGACGGGACGAAAGCGAACAAGGTCTGGCCGGGTTTCACGGCGGTCAGATCGAGGCCGGGGATCGCGATGTCGTGCACGGGCCACGGCCCCGGAACAGCGCCCGCCACGGCCGGGCTGCCGAGAGCCGCGCCCGTACCGCTGCACAGCGCCGCGGTGGGATAGAGGAACGGTGTCACACCGAGAGATTGCAGGGCCGTGAGGGTGGACGGTCCGACGCCGGGGGCAGCGGCTGGCGCGGGGGCGGCAGCCACGGCATCGGCGGCAGCCACGGCATCACCGGCTGGCGCGGGATCGGCGGCCACGTAATCGCCGGCAGCCCTGGGATCGCCGGCAGCCCCGGGAACGGCGGCAGCCCCGGGAACGGCGGCAGCCCCGGGAACGGCGGCAGCCCCGGGAACGGCGGCTGGCGCGCGATCGGCGGCAGCCACGGGATCGGCGCCTGGCGCGGGATCGGCGCCTGGCGCGGGGGCGGCTGCCATGTAATCGGCGGTGGCCGCGTGATCGGCTGGCGGGGCGGCTTCGGGTTGTGCCGTGGCTGGGGCCGGGACGCCGAGCGCGAGGGTGCCGAGAGCCAACGCCACTCCCATGGCGCGGGCGCGCTCCCGGGAGCGGCGGGAGCCGGAGTAGACGCGGCGGACAGGCACTGCGAACCTCCTTCGTCGGGACGATCGAGGTGCAACGGTACGCCCGCAAACTCGGGAAATCGGTCATTTCCGGCGCGCCCGGCGGATGGGCCGTAGTCGGGGCCGCGACCATAATCCGCGCTTCAGCGCGCGCTGACCAGGGCTGGGCTCACGGTGATTTCTACTCTTGTCGCCGAGTTCGCTTGCTCCCCATGATGTTCGAGCACCATCCAGAGCGATTGAGAGACCTGGCTCGCCGACGTCGCAGCAACCCCCCGGCATGCCGGGTGCGGGTGCTTCCGCCAGGAACGATGGAGGAACCCCTCGACATGAAGTTTCTGTTGTTCACCCTGGTGACCAGGGTGCCCGATCCGCGCACCGGCGTACTGCCCGAGACGCACGACCGGTTCCGCTCGGTGGTCGGCCAGGCGCGGCTGGCGGAGCAGCTCGGTTACGACGGGTTCGCCGTCGGCGAGCGGCACGAGGATCCATTCCTGTCCGCCGCGCCGCCGGTGCTGCTCAGTCACATCGCCGCCGTCACCTCGCGGATCACACTGTTCACAGCGGTGACGACGCTGAGTCTGCTGGATCCGGTCCGGGCCTTCGAGGACTACTCGACGCTGGACAATCTGGCGGGCGGACGGCTGGAACTGATCATCGGCAAGGGCAACGGCGCCGCGCAGGCGCGACTGTACGGGGTCACCACAGCGGATCAGTGGGACCGCAACCGCGAGGGTTACGAGCTCTTCCGGGCGCTGTGGGCCAGCGACCGGGTGACCTGGTCGGGCCGATTCCGGCCGGACCTGGTCGAGGCCCAGGCGCTGCCACGGCCCTACCAGCCCTCGATCCGGATCTGGCACGGCAGCGCGACCAGCCGCGATTCGGTGGAACTGGCCGCCCGCCACGGCGATCCGCTGTTCTCGGCGAATGTCACCAATCCGATCGAGCCGTATGCCGCGCTGGTCCGGCACTACCGGGAGCGCTGGGCGCACTACGGGCACGACCCCGCCGACGCACTGGTCGGTGCGGGTACCGCCGGGTTCCATGTGGCACCCACCTCGCAGGAGGCGCTCGAGGTGTACGGCCCGATCTTCCGGGCGCGACTGGCGTTGGCGCGCAAGCTCGGCCAGCCGATCGTGTTCGAGACGCTGGAGGACTTCGCGGTGCGCAGTTCGGCGCTGATCGGCAGCCCCGAGCAGGTGATCGACAAGGTCGGCCGCCAGCACGAGCAATTCGGACACGAGGTGATCCACCTGTCCGCCGAACCCGACGGGCGCACCGAAGCGCAGCACCGCGCGAGCCTCGAACTCTTCCAAGCCGCTGTCGCACCCGAGCTGCGCCGGCGTATTCCCAGTCGGCCCTTGGCTTCCGGCCGGACCGTCGATTCCCCGCAATTATCTGGAGTAGCACCGTGATTCGCACCCGTCATCGCCTCGCCGCGTTCGCCGGCGTCCTCGCCGCGGCCGGCACCGTGGTCGCCTGCGGTGGCGACACGGGCAGCACCGGCGCCGACGCCGGGCCGCCGCGGCCGGGCGGAACCTTGCGCTACGGCCTGTCGCAGGCCCCGACCTGCTCCGATCCGGCCCAGGCGGGCAGCAATCAGACGCACTATGTCACCCGGCAGATCGTCGATTCGCTGACCGATCAGGATCCGGAAACCGGCGAGCTGAAGCCGTGGCTGGCGCGGAGCTGGGAGGCCGACGCGGACGCGAAGGTCTTCACCTTCCACCTCGCCGACGGTGTCACCTTCAGCGACGGCAGCCCGCTCACCGCCGAATCGGTGCGCGACACCTTCGATTCCATTCCGAAAATCGGCGCCGCCAAAGCACCGCTGGGCAACGGCTATCTGACCAACTATGTCGGCACCACCGTGCTGGACCGCCTGACCGCCCGGGTGGAATTCAGCAAGCCCAACGCGCAGTTCCTGCAGGCGACGTCGACGACCCAGCTCGGCATTCAAGCGGGGGCGACGACGGCCAAGCCTGCCGAGCAGCGGTGCGACGGCAGCAATATCGGCAGTGGACCTTTCGTCTACGGCGGCTACCGCCAGGATGTCTCGGCCACTCTGGTCAAGCGGCCCGGTTATGCCTGGGGTTCCGCGGTGTTCGGGCATCGCGGCGAGGCCTACCTGGATCGCATCGAGTTCACCGTGGTCCCCGAGTCCGGGGTTCGCACCGGCAGCCTGACCTCCGGACAGCTCGACGCGATCAGTGACGCGCTGCCGCAGGATCTACCGCTGCTGGAAGCCGCGAACGCGCGTCTGCTGACCACGGCGAATCCGGGCGTACCCTTCGGTTTCCAGCCGAACCTGACTCGCGGGCCGCTGCGCGACCCCGCGGTACGCCAGGCGCTGCTGCCCGCCATCGATCGGCAGCAACTGGTGGACACGGTGCTCGGCCCGCAGTTCAAACCCGCGACCAGCGTGCTGGCCAGCACCACACCCGGTTACCAGGATCTTTCCCCGAAGCTGGCCTACGACCCGGGCAAAGCCCGGACCCTGCTGGATCAGGCGGGCTGGGTGCCCGGCGGCGACGGCATCCGGGTGAAAGACGGTGTGCGACTGAGCTTCGGCGTGGTGTTCAGCCAGGTCTTCGCGGGCAACAAGGCGATCATCGAGTTGGTGCAGCAGCAGTTGCGTCAGGTCGGTGTGGACCTGCGCCTGGATCTGGTGTCACTGCCCGAGACCACCGCGCGGCAGAACGCCAAGGACTACGACACCTACTACTACAACACCACCCGCGCCGACGGTGACATCCTGCGGAACGCGTTCACCGTCGAGGGGCGCAACCTCAATGTGCGCGAACGGATTCCGGCGGTCGACGACGTGCTCGAAAGCCAGCTGAGCACTGCCGACGTGGCGGCCCGGCTG from Nocardia goodfellowii carries:
- the rsmH gene encoding 16S rRNA (cytosine(1402)-N(4))-methyltransferase RsmH, whose product is MNSEQPGPRHVPVLLRRADDLLGPALAEPGAVYLDATLGLGGHAEHFLRTYPESRLVGLDRDTNALELASARLQPFEDRITLVHTRYDGIAEALKQAGLDAIGSVSAILMDLGVSSMQLDEADRGFAYSVDAPLDMRMDPTAGLTAADVLNTYSHGDLARVLKTYGEERFAGKIASAVLKRRERKPFETSAELVELLYATIPAATRRTGGHPAKRTFQALRVEVNSELDSLRAALPAALNSLRMGGRIVIMSYQSLEDRVVKQELAPRIISRTPVGLPVELPGMGPEFRMLTRGAEKATEQEIEENPRAAPVRMRAAERIQETEGK
- the mraZ gene encoding division/cell wall cluster transcriptional repressor MraZ, which gives rise to MFLGTYTPRLDDKGRLTLPAKFRDDLAGGLMVTKGQDHSLAVYPKDEFTALARRAAAASRSNPQARAFVRALAAGTDEQRLDAQGRIVLSAEHRRYANLDKDCVVIGSVDFLEIWDKQAWESYLAENEEDYAQARDESLGGIF
- a CDS encoding DUF3040 domain-containing protein, with the translated sequence MPLSEHEQRMLEQIESALYAEDPKFASSVRGGRLRSTSSRRRLQAAALFVLGLVLLVAGIALPKLGGFPIISLIGFIVMFGAGVLLLLGSSKGGAAAAEASSSGSGGSGPSGSGRGKKPGGFSERMEDRFRRRFEQE
- a CDS encoding SAV_6107 family HEPN domain-containing protein, producing the protein MSSRMEQPGQPGRAGKLLKRADGLLMEAAGEHDPRERFRTAYLAALRGAGAVLAFTGADAAPRARSRNAWVLLQRAAPEFVMWADYFSARSELRAALEAGLDRDVDDHQADEFYSRVGAFLHDVEDMLTAASRLRPAPGLNGGLTA
- a CDS encoding GNAT family N-acetyltransferase, coding for MTAVKPEHKSAAAPVVVDLSVAELRYRMHDALSVYVAAMGYPHGTENHRAPMWTEHTTRPGWQAVAAFRPDDDGRVDLRKAPMLAIGYGYRGAPHQWWHQQVHSGMRRSAWPEQSARQLLSDYFELTELHVHPAAQGQGLGTTLLTRLLRNRPEGAVLLSTPEVQGEDNRAWRLYRREGFLDVVRNFVFAGDTRPFAILGRRLPL
- a CDS encoding phytoene desaturase family protein — protein: MTTLVLGSGHNALVAACYLARTGERVEVLERDEVLGGAVSTVERFPGHQVDRGSSAHVMIRHTGIIEELKLGKFGLRYIDCDPWGFTPGVNGAPPIVFSRALDRTCASIAAACGPHDAIAYRRFVDVWGERSDRVMRAFGGRSTPGRLLRSFWGLDAGDGGSALSREFLQPGDALLDSYFRDERLKASLAWFGAQSGPPMSEPGTAPMVGFAALMHKLPPGRAVGGSGALTQALVARLRSDGGTVSAGDAVTSVRRAGAGWRVRTASGRDLQADNVIAGTHILTTLDLLREGGFDPEPLDDWQRRIRVGPGIGMVVRLATSALPHYPGASLAESAHGLQFLVSDRGQLRRAHGAALAGDLPPRPVVLAMSFSALDPSIAPAGEHQLSLWSQWHPYELADGTDWADHAEREADRIIAEVDSYAPGFADSVLRRYVQTPVDLEREMGLRGGNVMHVEMSLDQMMMWRPIPELSGQRIPGAPGFYLTGASTHPGGGVSGASGRSAAQLLLRDSRRTRFTLSRRR
- a CDS encoding carotenoid biosynthesis protein codes for the protein MVFALLLVAVQISYPLTSGAGRDRVTVAVVLLSAATALAHAAVTRGWRYAAGLLVILSGIGLLAEVVGIATGFPFGCYEYAVDRIGPAVAGVPLIVPVAWTGGLYPVWVVAGLLARTPAARVGLTAAGGVGWDLFLDPQMVADGQWRWCDAESGLPGLEQIPLTNYAGWVAAGLLMASLLLVWERVADRRRDPRPASVAVPVAVFLWTWLGSALAHAVFLGLPASAGYGAVGMGLLGIPLLGLLARSGLSRG
- a CDS encoding LppM family (lipo)protein, translated to MTTKPDAPVLATPRRTGVRIAGAVLLAALLVPMLAACLRVQVSMGVSSNDRVSGRVVAAVVPADANDKGPQLKAPDSLAAKVRVEPYTQDGYVGSKVFFEDLSFGEVSQLGALSEQSQGMFHLNFQRTGDLVTLDGRVDLKSVPPHGSDVQLTVAFPSRVAKTNGSREDDSTVAWKLSPGEVSLLHAEVSYADPNTRSFAGWAGIVGGITLAVAAIVAAMAYMDRNPPAPGSSGRFSLSEWWRTVKEGH
- a CDS encoding glycosyltransferase → MAHGEGRALTRPAERVVRAGTAIAVFGCVVALYNRVTVRRLPESATVVEPVTVCVPARDEAHRLPALIADLRAQTGVPDLRVLILDDASCDGTADAAARAIAGDDRFLVIRSDAEPAPGWTGKAAACERLAELTDTAVLVFLDADVRLAPGAIAAAVSELRRRDVALVSPWPAQQTGSVAEVLVQPLLCWSWAAALPITLGNRSRAPSMAVACGQFLVFDTAAYRTIGGHAAVAGSPTEDLDIARALRRSGRHTALVAAGRQARTRMYRGAAELDAGYTRWLWSAYGGSPLAAAGVGLLVAVGYWIPPLAAIGGRGKLRRAGLLGYAAAVIGRLLARSTETAAPLGRMDFLAALAHPLSVGGYAVLSVRSHLAHRAGTSTWKRRSVGS
- a CDS encoding LLM class flavin-dependent oxidoreductase, with product MKFLLFTLVTRVPDPRTGVLPETHDRFRSVVGQARLAEQLGYDGFAVGERHEDPFLSAAPPVLLSHIAAVTSRITLFTAVTTLSLLDPVRAFEDYSTLDNLAGGRLELIIGKGNGAAQARLYGVTTADQWDRNREGYELFRALWASDRVTWSGRFRPDLVEAQALPRPYQPSIRIWHGSATSRDSVELAARHGDPLFSANVTNPIEPYAALVRHYRERWAHYGHDPADALVGAGTAGFHVAPTSQEALEVYGPIFRARLALARKLGQPIVFETLEDFAVRSSALIGSPEQVIDKVGRQHEQFGHEVIHLSAEPDGRTEAQHRASLELFQAAVAPELRRRIPSRPLASGRTVDSPQLSGVAP